Proteins from a single region of Vigna radiata var. radiata cultivar VC1973A unplaced genomic scaffold, Vradiata_ver6 scaffold_108, whole genome shotgun sequence:
- the LOC106754409 gene encoding glutathione S-transferase L3 isoform X2, translating into MATFGAQGVRPPPLTSTSDQPPLFDGTTRLYTSYGCPYAQRVWITRNYKGLQEKIHLVPINLQDRPAWYKEKVYPENKVPSLEHNGKVLGESLDLIKYVDVNFEGTPLFPTDPAKKEFGEQLISHVDTFTRDLFVSLKGDAVQEASSAFGYLENALGKFDDGPFLLGQLSLVDIAYIPFVERFQIVFAELFKHDITEGRPKIAIWLKELNKIDAYTETKVDPQEVIDLFKERFLPKQ; encoded by the exons ATGGCTACTTT TGGCGCGCAAGGTGTTCGTCCTCCTCCATTGACATCCACCTCCGATCAACCTCCTCTTTTTGACGGCACCACCAG GTTGTACACCAGTTATGGTTGCCCCTATGCACAACGTGTATGGATCACTAGGAACTACAAG GGGTTACAAGAAAAGATCCATTTGGTCCCCATAAACCTTCAAGACAGGCCAGCTTGGTATAAGGAGAAAGTCTACCCTGAAAATAAG GTGCCATCATTGGAGCACAATGGCAAGGTTCTGGGAGAAAGTCTTGATTTGATCAAGTATGTAGATGTCAACTTTGAAGGGACACCTTTGTTTCCCACT gaTCCTGCCAAGAAAGAGTTCGGTGAGCAATTGATATCCCATGTTGATACATTCACCAGAGACCTGTTCGTTTCATTGAAAGGAGATGCTGTACAAGAAGCCA GTTCTGCTTTTGGATACTTGGAGAATGctcttggtaaatttgatgatGGGCCATTCTTGCTTGGTCAGTTAAGTTTG GTGGATATAGCATATATTCCATTTGTTGAAAGATTTCAAATTGTCTTTGCTGAGTTGTTCAAACATGACATCACAGAAGGAAGGCCTAAGATTGCAATATGGCTTAAG GAGCTGAACAAGATTGATGCTTATACAGAGACAAAAGTCGATCCACAGGAAGTCATTGATCTTTTCAAGGAACGTTTTCTG CCTAAACAGTGA
- the LOC106754409 gene encoding glutathione S-transferase L3 isoform X3, with product MATFGAQGVRPPPLTSTSDQPPLFDGTTRLYTSYGCPYAQRVWITRNYKGLQEKIHLVPINLQDRPAWYKEKVYPENKVPSLEHNGKVLGESLDLIKYVDVNFEGTPLFPTDPAKKEFGEQLISHVDTFTRDLFVSLKGDAVQEASSAFGYLENALGKFDDGPFLLGQLSLELNKIDAYTETKVDPQEVIDLFKERFLASAKI from the exons ATGGCTACTTT TGGCGCGCAAGGTGTTCGTCCTCCTCCATTGACATCCACCTCCGATCAACCTCCTCTTTTTGACGGCACCACCAG GTTGTACACCAGTTATGGTTGCCCCTATGCACAACGTGTATGGATCACTAGGAACTACAAG GGGTTACAAGAAAAGATCCATTTGGTCCCCATAAACCTTCAAGACAGGCCAGCTTGGTATAAGGAGAAAGTCTACCCTGAAAATAAG GTGCCATCATTGGAGCACAATGGCAAGGTTCTGGGAGAAAGTCTTGATTTGATCAAGTATGTAGATGTCAACTTTGAAGGGACACCTTTGTTTCCCACT gaTCCTGCCAAGAAAGAGTTCGGTGAGCAATTGATATCCCATGTTGATACATTCACCAGAGACCTGTTCGTTTCATTGAAAGGAGATGCTGTACAAGAAGCCA GTTCTGCTTTTGGATACTTGGAGAATGctcttggtaaatttgatgatGGGCCATTCTTGCTTGGTCAGTTAAGTTTG GAGCTGAACAAGATTGATGCTTATACAGAGACAAAAGTCGATCCACAGGAAGTCATTGATCTTTTCAAGGAACGTTTTCTG GCTTCCGCTAAGATTTAG
- the LOC106754409 gene encoding glutathione S-transferase L3 isoform X1 — translation MATFGAQGVRPPPLTSTSDQPPLFDGTTRLYTSYGCPYAQRVWITRNYKGLQEKIHLVPINLQDRPAWYKEKVYPENKVPSLEHNGKVLGESLDLIKYVDVNFEGTPLFPTDPAKKEFGEQLISHVDTFTRDLFVSLKGDAVQEASSAFGYLENALGKFDDGPFLLGQLSLVDIAYIPFVERFQIVFAELFKHDITEGRPKIAIWLKELNKIDAYTETKVDPQEVIDLFKERFLASAKI, via the exons ATGGCTACTTT TGGCGCGCAAGGTGTTCGTCCTCCTCCATTGACATCCACCTCCGATCAACCTCCTCTTTTTGACGGCACCACCAG GTTGTACACCAGTTATGGTTGCCCCTATGCACAACGTGTATGGATCACTAGGAACTACAAG GGGTTACAAGAAAAGATCCATTTGGTCCCCATAAACCTTCAAGACAGGCCAGCTTGGTATAAGGAGAAAGTCTACCCTGAAAATAAG GTGCCATCATTGGAGCACAATGGCAAGGTTCTGGGAGAAAGTCTTGATTTGATCAAGTATGTAGATGTCAACTTTGAAGGGACACCTTTGTTTCCCACT gaTCCTGCCAAGAAAGAGTTCGGTGAGCAATTGATATCCCATGTTGATACATTCACCAGAGACCTGTTCGTTTCATTGAAAGGAGATGCTGTACAAGAAGCCA GTTCTGCTTTTGGATACTTGGAGAATGctcttggtaaatttgatgatGGGCCATTCTTGCTTGGTCAGTTAAGTTTG GTGGATATAGCATATATTCCATTTGTTGAAAGATTTCAAATTGTCTTTGCTGAGTTGTTCAAACATGACATCACAGAAGGAAGGCCTAAGATTGCAATATGGCTTAAG GAGCTGAACAAGATTGATGCTTATACAGAGACAAAAGTCGATCCACAGGAAGTCATTGATCTTTTCAAGGAACGTTTTCTG GCTTCCGCTAAGATTTAG
- the LOC106754409 gene encoding glutathione S-transferase L3 isoform X4 has product MATFGAQGVRPPPLTSTSDQPPLFDGTTRLYTSYGCPYAQRVWITRNYKGLQEKIHLVPINLQDRPAWYKEKVYPENKVPSLEHNGKVLGESLDLIKYVDVNFEGTPLFPTDPAKKEFGEQLISHVDTFTRDLFVSLKGDAVQEASSAFGYLENALGKFDDGPFLLGQLSLELNKIDAYTETKVDPQEVIDLFKERFLPKQ; this is encoded by the exons ATGGCTACTTT TGGCGCGCAAGGTGTTCGTCCTCCTCCATTGACATCCACCTCCGATCAACCTCCTCTTTTTGACGGCACCACCAG GTTGTACACCAGTTATGGTTGCCCCTATGCACAACGTGTATGGATCACTAGGAACTACAAG GGGTTACAAGAAAAGATCCATTTGGTCCCCATAAACCTTCAAGACAGGCCAGCTTGGTATAAGGAGAAAGTCTACCCTGAAAATAAG GTGCCATCATTGGAGCACAATGGCAAGGTTCTGGGAGAAAGTCTTGATTTGATCAAGTATGTAGATGTCAACTTTGAAGGGACACCTTTGTTTCCCACT gaTCCTGCCAAGAAAGAGTTCGGTGAGCAATTGATATCCCATGTTGATACATTCACCAGAGACCTGTTCGTTTCATTGAAAGGAGATGCTGTACAAGAAGCCA GTTCTGCTTTTGGATACTTGGAGAATGctcttggtaaatttgatgatGGGCCATTCTTGCTTGGTCAGTTAAGTTTG GAGCTGAACAAGATTGATGCTTATACAGAGACAAAAGTCGATCCACAGGAAGTCATTGATCTTTTCAAGGAACGTTTTCTG CCTAAACAGTGA